A region from the Rosa rugosa chromosome 6, drRosRugo1.1, whole genome shotgun sequence genome encodes:
- the LOC133718300 gene encoding (R)-mandelonitrile lyase-like, which yields MASRLALLAFVFALVVNVVAASSSPSSQHRRRPRQEPSYLKFVPNATDFPSEDYYDYIIMGGGTAGCSLAATLSSRFRVLQLEKGGVAYGNRNLMTQEGFLAALMDVNNFDSPTQAFTSEDGVPNVRGRILGGNSAINAGFYSHADHESYKRSTSKWDLKLVNDSHELVERATVFRPDLRNWQSAVRDGLLQAGIDPYNGYCFDHVVGTKTSGSTFDTLGRRHSAADLLKYAKPLNIRVAVHATVEKVLLASSTSSPVSRQSTVGVVFRDRSGRYHHAMLRKHGEVLLSAASIGTPQLLLLSGFSPRPCLPYLEIPVHAHAAESAKAIASPARSVHSNPGKVLKIAKR from the exons GTCGTCGCCGCTTCTTCAAGCCCGTCCTCTCAGCACCGACGTCGGCCTCGTCAAG AGCCAAGTTACCTGAAGTTTGTTCCCAACGCCACTGACTTCCCATCGGAAGACTACTATGACTACATTATCATGGGAGGTGGCACTGCTGGGTGCTCTTTGGCTGCGACACTATCATCCAGGTTTCGGGTCCTCCAACTTGAAAAAGGTGGTGTTGCTTATGGCAATCGAAACTTGATGACCCAGGAAGGTTTCTTGGCCGCACTCATGGATGTCAACAACTTTGACTCCCCGACACAAGCCTTCACATCTGAAGATGGTGTTCCAAATGTCCGAGGACGCATTCTTGGAGGCAACAGTGCCATAAATGCTGGTTTCTATAGCCATGCAGATCACGAATCCTACAAAAGGTCCACTTCCAAATGGGATCTTAAATTGGTGAATGACTCCCATGAGTTGGTTGAAAGAGCAACTGTCTTCAGGCCTGATCTTAGGAATTGGCAGTCAGCAGTTCGAGATGGCTTATTGCAAGCTGGTATTGATCCCTATAATGGGTATTGTTTTGATCATGTAGTGGGGACCAAGACTAGTGGTTCGACATTTGATACTTTGGGAAGGAGACACAGTGCTGCTGACCTTCTTAAATATGCAAAGCCATTGAATATTCGAGTTGCAGTGCATGCCACTGTGGAAAAAGTTTTGTTGGCTTCATCTACTTCATCTCCAGTGTCGAGGCAGTCTACTGTTGGAGTTGTTTTTCGTGACAGAAGTGGGAGGTATCACCATGCTATGCTACGAAAACATGGAGAGGTCCTTCTCTCAGCTGCTTCAATTGGAACTCCACAGCTGCTTCTACTTAGTGGTTTTAGCCCTAGGCCTTGTCTTCCATATCTGGAGATCCCAGTCCATGCGCATGCAGCTGAATCAGCCAAAGCCATTGCATCTCCTGCCCGCTCTGTCCACTCAAACCCtggcaaggttctaaaaatcgctaagcgctag